One window of the Diospyros lotus cultivar Yz01 chromosome 12, ASM1463336v1, whole genome shotgun sequence genome contains the following:
- the LOC127813910 gene encoding putative casein kinase II subunit beta-4, with amino-acid sequence MYRDRGGGGGSSKSEIVAGPLDRKRINDALDKHLEKSSPTSRCLLNSKDKERVSMLSTSTAGGGGKSQQQQLDHRSASSIATKNKCSDEESETDSEESDVSGSDGDDTSWISWFCNLRGNEFFCEVDDEYIQDDFNLCGLSNQVPYYDYALDLILDVESSHGDMFTEEQNELVESAAEMLYGLIHVRYILTSKGMAAMLEKYKSYDFGRCPRVYCCGQPCLPVGQSDIPRSSTVKIYCPKCEDIYYPRSKYQGNIDGAYFGTTFPHLFLMTYGHLKPQKPVQNYVPRVFGFKIHKP; translated from the exons ATGTATAGGGatcgaggaggaggaggcgggTCCTCGAAGTCGGAGATCGTTGCGGGGCCGTTGGATCGGAAGCGGATTAACGACGCTTTGGATAAGCACTTGGAGAAGTCGTCGCCCACTTCGAGGTGTCTGTTGAATAGCAAGGACAAGGAGAGAGTTTCTATGCTCTCCACTTCCACCGCCGGGGGCGGCGGAAAGtcgcagcagcagcagctcgATCACCGGTCGGCTTCCAGCATCGCTACCAAGAACAAGTGCTCCGATG AGGAATCTGAGACAGACAGTGAAGAATCCGATGTTAGTGGTTCCGATGGGGATGACACATCTTGGATTTCGTGGTTTTGCAATTTGAGAGGAAATGAATTCTTTTGTGAAGTTGATGATGAATATATCCAAGATGATTTTAATCTTTGTGGATTAAGCAATCAAGTTCCATATTATGACTATGCGCTGGATCTAATTCTGGATGTTGAATCCTCTCATG GTGACATGTTCACTGAAGAACAGAATGAATTGGTTGAATCAGCTGCAGAAATGCTGTATGGCCTAATACATGTTCGATACATATTGACTAGTAAGGGAATGGCAGCAATG CTAGAGAAGTACAAAAGCTATGACTTTGGAAGATGCCCAAGAGTTTACTGCTGTGGACAACCCTGCCTTCCGGTTGGTCAATCCGATATTCCTCGTTCAAGTACCGTGAAAATTTACTGTCCCAAATGCGAAGATATTTACTACCCTCGATCCAAGTATCAAGGCA ATATTGATGGAGCTTACTTTGGAACTACTTTTCCCCATCTGTTTTTGATGACATATGGGCATCTAAAACCTCAAAAACCCGTACAAAACTATGTACCAAGAGTATTCGGTTTCAAGATCCACAAACCATGA
- the LOC127813849 gene encoding cytochrome P450 714C2-like: protein MIEKYTCKGGEEKKKLGSSISHKMEGELFLTEKIILSVVLGGFVCLFVYIYNISVLRTKRLRSILQNQGIKGPLPSFLYGNIPEMKRIQLQFQSRSATTPENCNRHLEDSDVAHDWPTSNFPYIEQWRNKYGPIFTYSNGNIQILCIIDPEMAKVLSLCTSLSLGKPSFLAKERRPLLGQGILTSNGPYWEQQRKMIAPQFHLDKVKGMVNLMVDSTTAMLESWEKKTKTERGTAEIRLEDYLGSLSADIISRACFGSNHAEGEKIFSALRTIQKFMSTGNLLVRASRKSNREMQKLEKDIHSMILKVVKARNGAKLEKNLLQRILEAAKNYGDTGDLPQDITPSTFIVDNCKSIYLAGHETIAVSAEWCLILLAQYPEWQARARSEVFEICGEKLPDANMLRSMKTLNMVIQETLRLYPPIPFLVRETFQDMDFKGIQIPKGTNLQIFVSMLHQNQDTWGPDVHKFKPERFAHGTLGACKFPQAYMPFGIGPRTCAGQHFAMAELKVILSLILSRFSFSLSPTYQHSPTFRLFLEPKHGVTLHIRRL from the exons ATGATAGAAAAATATACATGCAAAGGgggtgaagagaagaagaaacttGGCAGCAGCATCAGCCACAAAATGGAAGGAGAACTATTTCTCACAGAAAAGATCATATTATCGGTGGTGTTGGGTGGCTTCGTATGtctgtttgtatatatatataatatttcagTGTTGAGGACGAAGAGATTAAGATCAATTCTTCAGAACCAAGGTATTAAAGGCCCATTGCCTTCTTTTCTATACGGAAATATACCTGAAATGAAGAGAATCCAACTTCAGTTCCAATCAAGATCGGCAACCACCCCAGAAAACTGCAATCGCCACCTTGAAGACAGTGATGTTGCTCATGACTGGCCGACCTCCAATTTTCCCTACATTGAGCAGTGGCGAAACAAATATG GACCAATATTCACTTACTCAAATGGGAACATACAGATCCTGTGCATAATAGACCCAGAGATGGCAAAGGTATTGAGCCTCTGTACCTCTTTAAGCCTCGGAAAGCCTTCATTTCTAGCAAAGGAGAGGAGACCCTTGTTAGGACAGGGCATTCTAACCTCAAATGGCCCATATTGGGAACAACAGAGAAAAATGATTGCACCACAATTCCACCTTGACAAGGTTAAG GGAATGGTGAACCTAATGGTGGACTCCACAACTGCAATGCTTGAATCCTGggagaaaaaaactaaaacagaGAGAGGGACCGCAGAAATTAGACTTGAAGATTATTTAGGGAGTTTGTCAGCTGATATAATTTCAAGGGCTTGTTTTGGAAGCAACCATGCCGAAggagagaaaatattttcagcaCTCAGAACCATTCAAAAGTTCATGTCTACTGGAAACCTGCTAGTTCGTGCCTCAAG AAAAAGTAACAGAGAGATGCAGAAATTGGAGAAAGATATCCATTCAATGATACTAAAGGTAGTTAAAGCACGCAATGGGGCTAAATTGGAGAAAAACCTCTTACAAAGGATACTTGAGGCTGCTAAGAATTATGGAGACACTGGTGATCTACCCCAGGATATTACTCCCAGCACGTTCATAGTGGATAACTGCAAGAGCATATACCTTGCTGGCCATGAGACTATTGCTGTCTCAGCAGAATGGTGTTTGATATTATTAGCTCAATATCCAGAGTGGCAAGCTCGTGCTCGTTCAGAGGTGTTCGAGATCTGTGGAGAGAAACTTCCAGATGCCAATATGCTTCGAAGCATGAAAACA CTAAATATGGTGATTCAAGAGACATTGCGCCTTTACCCACCAATACCATTTTTGGTAAGAGAAACCTTCCAGGATATGGATTTCAAAGGCATTCAAATTCCAAAAGGCACCAACCTTCAGATCTTCGTATCAATGTTGCACCAGAACCAGGACACATGGGGACCTGATGTGCACAAATTCAAACCAGAAAGATTTGCTCATGGAACTCTGGGGGCTTGCAAATTTCCACAGGCTTATATGCCATTTGGCATTGGTCCTCGTACATGTGCAGGCCAACACTTTGCAATGGCAGAACTAAAGGTGattttatctctcattctctcaagGTTCAGCTTCTCACTGTCCCCCACATATCAACATTCCCCTACATTTAGGTTATTTTTAGAGCCCAAACATGGAGTTACACTCCATATCAGGAGACTGTGA
- the LOC127814096 gene encoding cytochrome P450 714C2-like, translating to MMEEEMLHFTAKIVLAVVLGGALALLAMVYNVLLLKPSRLRAKLRRQGVRGPSPSFLYGNIPEMKRIQFQVQSNPIAIAGDRESRGGAVVHHWPPAVFPDIEQWRNEYGPIFTYSTGNIQILCITDPEMAKEVSLCTSLSLGKPSYLSKERGALLGEGILSSSGRYWSYQRHIIAPEFYFDKVKGMVSLMVDSTTVMLKSWESKIVSGGGNAEIKVDDDMRILSADIISKACFGSNYSQGERIFLKLRAIQKTMSKGHIGVPGSRFLPTKNNRKMWRLEREIYSMISKMVRIRSEAKGEKDLLQMILDAAKRHEDNSSLWSRINSDKFIVDNCKNIYFAGHETTAISASWCLMLLAAYPEWQDRVRSEVLQICGEKLPDADMLPSMKTLTMVIQETLRLYPPAAYLAREAFQDIDFKGFQIPKGTTVQIPVAVLHHHPEVWGPDVHQFRPERFANGTLGASKIPHTFMPFGVGPRTCLGQHFAISELKVILSLILSRFSFTLSPAYQHSPAFSLVIEPKEGVILHVKRV from the exons ATGATGGAGGAGGAGATGCTGCATTTCACAGCGAAGATCGTATTGGCGGTGGTTTTAGGCGGAGCGCTGGCGCTGCTTGCAATGGTGTATAACGTGCTGTTGTTGAAGCCGTCGAGGCTGAGAGCGAAACTTCGCCGCCAAGGCGTCCGAGGCCCGTCGCCTTCCTTCCTCTACGGGAACATTCCAGAAATGAAGAGAATCCAATTCCAGGTTCAATCCAATCCGATCGCAATCGCAGGAGATCGCGAATCTCGAGGTGGCGCCGTAGTTCATCACTGGCCTCCCGCCGTCTTCCCCGACATCGAGCAGTGGAGAAACGAATacg GGCCAATTTTCACATATTCTACTGGAAACATACAAATACTGTGCATAACAGATCCAGAGATGGCAAAGGAAGTGAGCCTCTGCACCTCTCTGAGCCTGGGCAAACCTTCCTATCTATCCAAGGAAAGGGGGGCTCTGTTAGGAGAAGGAATTTTATCATCAAGTGGACGGTACTGGTCTTATCAGAGGCATATCATTGCTCCAGAATTCTACTTTGACAAGGTTAAG GGTATGGTGAGCCTAATGGTGGACTCAACAACTGTGATGCTTAAATCTTGGGAGAGTAAAATTGTATCAGGGGGAGGAAATGCTGAAATCAAAGTTGATGACGACATGAGGATTTTGTCTGCAGATATAATCTCAAAAGCTTGTTTTGGAAGCAACTACTCTCAGGGAGAGAGAATATTCTTAAAGCTCCGAGCCATTCAAAAGACCATGTCCAAGGGACACATCGGGGTCCCTGGATCGCG GTTTCTACCAACCAAAAATAATAGGAAGATGTggagattggagagagagatttaCTCAATGATATCAAAGATGGTTAGAATACGCAGTGAGGCCAAAGGTGAGAAAGACCTTCTACAAATGATACTGGATGCTGCCAAGCGTCATGAAGACAACTCTAGCCTGTGGTCTAGAATTAATTCAGACAAGTTTATAGTGGACAACTGCAAGAATATATACTTTGCTGGCCATGAGACCACAGCCATCTCAGCATCATGGTGCTTGATGTTACTGGCTGCATATCCAGAGTGGCAAGATCGAGTTCGTTCAGAGGTGCTTCAGATCTGTGGGGAGAAACTTCCTGACGCTGATATGCTTCCAAGCATGAAAACT CTAACAATGGTGATTCAAGAGACGTTGCGCCTTTATCCACCTGCAGCATATTTAGCACGAGAAGCCTTTCAAGATATCGATTTTAAAGGCTTCCAAATTCCAAAAGGCACGACCGTCCAAATCCCAGTGGCTGTTCTGCATCATCATCCAGAGGTATGGGGACCGGACGTGCACCAGTTCAGGCCAGAAAGATTTGCAAATGGAACTCTTGGTGCTTCAAAAATTCCACACACTTTTATGCCATTTGGAGTTGGGCCCCGCACCTGTTTAGGGCAACACTTTGCCATCTCAGAATTGAAGGTAATTTTATCTCTTATTCTATCAAGGTTCAGCTTCACTCTCTCCCCGGCATATCAACACTCCCCTGCGTTCAGCTTAGTTATAGAGCCTAAAGAAGGAGTTATCCTGCATGTAAAGAGAGTCTGA